One genomic segment of Helicobacter enhydrae includes these proteins:
- a CDS encoding motility associated factor glycosyltransferase family protein has translation MQLLSQLLQTQDIDAIQKRLQVNFANNLAFFSATHAKLYEHLILPPQAYNLYIDTCGINIINLQTQEFVYPKEGDRHLMIDVHLDLARSPLSNPKWSVKNNHIYFQKMDLDTFPITGGVCNKMFEILDDMGGVGEFHLPSDFLPCTTIFGMLGGLMLEFLREEGKFFHSLMIFEDEIDLFRVSCYFVDYAKLFEQCSEHSCYLFVKDFVSEHIVHNFFETHKVSNNFVRLEIALYHTPKIESAKQLIAQAQAKNARGWGSFEDEMIGLENTIKNLANQHYLILEKPARVDMPICVVGNGPSLDLLLPFVAQNQDRMIVISCGTALKVLKNYGIKPDFQVEIERIDYLADVLREAPLGDTALLCGNMVNPLALSLAKEAYIFMRGGCGSAYMSRDAFVLELSSPFVGNAGVALASALGSDVILCGLDCGYIEGHSKHAQGSYYGDEGVQIPKDAFEVRGNKDKKVFSNAIYALSSKMMSLAFGYYKPNLVLNLGSGAWIEGSMSVEVGSFSLKEKTKDEKQKAIEQIKSMFAPNVDSVDFGASCNRVFDFVQELREILRTHITTKPELFALIDRINAKCFAKSASDPFVGILLEGSVYQMLQNLMMCVLHYPHLDISKLYVRCVDEVLIALDKMAMRLKMML, from the coding sequence ATGCAACTTCTTTCACAACTCTTGCAAACGCAAGATATCGATGCGATACAAAAGCGTTTGCAGGTCAATTTTGCAAACAATTTAGCTTTTTTCTCTGCAACTCATGCCAAACTTTATGAACATCTGATTTTGCCACCACAAGCATACAATCTCTATATCGATACATGCGGAATCAACATCATCAATCTGCAAACACAGGAGTTTGTCTATCCCAAAGAGGGAGACAGACATCTGATGATTGATGTCCATCTTGATCTAGCACGCTCACCGCTTAGCAACCCAAAATGGAGTGTCAAAAATAATCATATTTATTTCCAAAAAATGGATTTGGACACTTTTCCTATCACAGGGGGCGTGTGCAATAAAATGTTTGAGATTTTGGATGATATGGGTGGGGTGGGTGAGTTTCATCTGCCTAGCGATTTCCTCCCTTGCACGACGATTTTTGGAATGCTTGGGGGCTTGATGCTTGAGTTTTTGAGGGAAGAGGGGAAGTTTTTCCATTCTTTGATGATTTTTGAGGATGAGATTGATTTGTTTCGCGTGTCTTGTTATTTTGTGGATTATGCGAAGTTGTTTGAACAATGCTCTGAACACTCTTGCTATCTTTTTGTCAAAGATTTTGTGAGTGAGCATATCGTGCATAATTTTTTTGAAACCCATAAGGTGAGCAACAATTTTGTGCGTCTTGAGATAGCTCTGTATCATACGCCAAAGATTGAGAGTGCTAAACAGCTCATCGCACAGGCTCAAGCCAAAAATGCAAGAGGGTGGGGGAGCTTTGAAGATGAGATGATAGGGCTTGAAAACACTATCAAAAATCTAGCCAATCAGCATTATTTGATTCTTGAAAAACCCGCAAGGGTGGATATGCCTATTTGTGTCGTGGGAAATGGTCCAAGTCTTGATCTGCTTCTGCCTTTTGTCGCACAAAATCAAGACAGAATGATTGTGATAAGCTGTGGCACGGCTCTGAAGGTGTTGAAAAACTATGGAATCAAGCCAGATTTTCAGGTGGAGATTGAGAGGATTGATTATCTAGCAGATGTGTTGCGTGAGGCACCTTTGGGGGATACTGCTTTGCTTTGTGGCAATATGGTCAATCCTTTGGCACTATCTTTGGCAAAAGAAGCTTATATTTTTATGCGTGGGGGGTGTGGCAGTGCGTATATGAGTCGCGATGCTTTTGTTTTGGAGTTGAGCTCTCCTTTTGTGGGCAATGCAGGAGTGGCTCTAGCATCGGCATTGGGGAGCGATGTCATCCTTTGCGGTCTAGATTGTGGCTATATTGAGGGGCATAGCAAACACGCTCAAGGAAGCTACTATGGAGATGAGGGGGTGCAAATACCCAAAGACGCCTTTGAGGTGAGGGGCAACAAAGACAAAAAGGTTTTTTCAAATGCGATTTATGCACTCTCTAGCAAAATGATGAGTTTGGCTTTTGGCTATTATAAGCCCAATTTGGTGCTCAATCTTGGGAGCGGGGCTTGGATCGAGGGGAGTATGAGCGTGGAGGTCGGTAGCTTCTCGCTCAAAGAAAAAACCAAAGATGAGAAACAAAAAGCCATCGAGCAAATCAAATCAATGTTTGCCCCAAATGTGGATTCTGTAGATTTTGGGGCTTCTTGCAATCGCGTTTTTGATTTTGTGCAAGAGCTTAGGGAGATATTGAGGACACACATCACAACCAAACCCGAGCTTTTTGCCCTCATCGATAGAATCAATGCAAAATGCTTCGCCAAAAGTGCCAGTGATCCTTTTGTGGGGATTTTGCTTGAGGGGAGCGTGTATCAGATGTTGCAGAATCTAATGATGTGCGTGTTGCATTATCCGCATTTGGATATTTCCAAACTTTATGTGCGATGTGTGGATGAGGTGTTGATCGCACTTGACAAAATGGCAATGCGATTGAAGATGATGCTTTGA
- the mqnP gene encoding menaquinone biosynthesis prenyltransferase MqnP, with translation MLKKIKDFNELVAFEHTIFSVPFMLVALVCASLQKNQSMWMGADVLILCALALVFARNFAMAFNRYVDRDIDALNERTQGRPSVDGRVSEKQMLILIVCNAAGFILVSFFINQLAFLLSIPFLFILGTYSFMKRFSYLAHLMLGLSLGLAPTAGSIAILGDIPLWCIALSIGVLFWVAGFDLLYSLQDIKFDQKHRLHSIPAIFGEGKTLKISRVFHSLTILFWFIFMQEFGFGVVAYIALIVCALILLYEQWLVSRDFKNIPKAFFVTNGYLGFVFLCGVMLD, from the coding sequence ATGTTAAAGAAAATCAAAGATTTTAATGAGCTTGTTGCATTTGAGCATACGATTTTTTCTGTACCTTTTATGTTGGTAGCCCTTGTGTGTGCCTCCTTGCAAAAGAATCAATCGATGTGGATGGGTGCAGATGTTTTGATTTTGTGTGCTTTGGCATTGGTTTTTGCACGCAATTTTGCGATGGCTTTCAATCGCTATGTAGATCGCGATATTGATGCACTCAATGAACGCACTCAAGGACGCCCAAGCGTTGATGGGCGTGTGAGTGAAAAACAAATGCTAATCCTTATAGTTTGCAATGCTGCGGGGTTTATTTTGGTAAGTTTTTTTATCAATCAGTTGGCTTTTTTGCTTTCTATTCCTTTTTTGTTTATTTTAGGAACTTACTCTTTCATGAAGCGTTTTTCTTACCTTGCACATTTAATGTTAGGTTTAAGTTTGGGTCTTGCACCAACTGCTGGAAGTATCGCTATATTGGGGGATATACCATTGTGGTGTATCGCACTCTCAATAGGCGTATTGTTTTGGGTGGCTGGTTTTGATTTGCTGTATTCTTTACAGGATATTAAATTTGATCAAAAGCATAGACTTCATTCGATTCCAGCAATTTTTGGTGAGGGCAAAACGCTGAAAATTTCAAGAGTGTTTCATAGCTTGACTATTTTGTTTTGGTTTATTTTTATGCAAGAGTTTGGGTTTGGGGTGGTTGCATATATTGCCCTGATAGTTTGTGCGTTGATTTTGCTCTATGAACAATGGTTAGTCAGTAGGGATTTCAAAAATATCCCCAAAGCCTTTTTTGTCACAAATGGTTATTTGGGCTTTGTGTTTTTGTGTGGCGTAATGCTTGATTGA
- a CDS encoding DUF6115 domain-containing protein, with protein sequence MIWIEQNLGIVFSVLIGIASFLILLYVHIKDSETSKRLDKFEISIDNLHDEVYKLQKMIKKIQGEQEEKTLEIVHQVEAQTKDMISTSLSRTYEHLESIEQRVNDEIKVAVDNLSNLDDKIRGLEFFSSNANGVDEKKILSLIDEGRSVDYIAKALGITRGEVELFLQLSNITYKG encoded by the coding sequence ATGATATGGATTGAGCAAAATTTGGGGATTGTGTTTAGTGTTTTGATTGGCATTGCATCGTTCCTTATTTTGCTTTATGTCCATATCAAAGATTCGGAAACTTCCAAGCGTTTGGATAAGTTTGAAATCTCTATAGACAATCTGCACGATGAGGTCTATAAGCTTCAAAAAATGATCAAAAAAATACAAGGGGAACAAGAGGAGAAAACACTTGAGATTGTCCATCAAGTGGAGGCTCAAACCAAAGATATGATTTCCACTTCACTCAGTCGCACTTATGAGCATTTGGAGAGTATCGAACAAAGGGTGAATGATGAAATCAAGGTCGCGGTGGATAATTTGAGTAACCTTGATGATAAGATTAGAGGTTTGGAATTTTTCTCAAGCAATGCAAATGGCGTCGATGAGAAAAAGATTTTGAGCCTCATTGATGAAGGAAGAAGTGTGGATTATATTGCCAAAGCTTTGGGGATCACAAGGGGTGAGGTGGAGCTTTTTTTGCAACTTTCAAATATCACTTATAAAGGTTAA
- a CDS encoding phosphatidylserine decarboxylase has translation MNKKISRIFGKFASYPFPTQIQQNINQAYVKLFKLDMSEFDDPKNYKTLNALFTRELKKHRAFDQSQDVLIAPCDSCVMEQGRVEHNKALQIKKMTYCVSEFLGEVIDQGYSYLNLYLSPRDYHRFHAPCDMEIVEVRYYGGELLPVNPPSLRKNHNLFIRNERVVVVARDKNGKLLYYVAVGALNVGQIVLHFEPRLQTNAKANENLHFVYETPIALKKGVEMGMFKMGSTIVLFAQGIDSQVQTHQKIRFGDRIAIF, from the coding sequence ATGAATAAAAAAATCTCAAGAATCTTTGGAAAATTTGCCTCCTATCCCTTTCCGACGCAAATCCAGCAAAACATCAATCAAGCCTATGTCAAGCTTTTCAAACTTGATATGAGCGAGTTTGATGATCCCAAAAATTACAAAACGCTCAATGCTCTTTTTACGCGTGAGCTCAAGAAGCATCGTGCGTTTGATCAATCTCAAGATGTTTTGATTGCACCTTGTGATTCTTGTGTGATGGAGCAGGGGAGGGTCGAGCACAATAAGGCATTGCAAATCAAAAAGATGACTTATTGTGTGAGCGAGTTTTTGGGCGAGGTGATCGATCAAGGATATTCTTATCTGAATCTTTATCTTTCTCCTAGAGATTATCATCGTTTCCACGCCCCTTGCGATATGGAGATCGTGGAAGTTAGATATTATGGAGGGGAACTTCTGCCTGTCAATCCCCCCTCATTGCGTAAGAATCATAATTTGTTTATTCGCAATGAGCGTGTGGTGGTCGTCGCACGAGATAAAAATGGTAAGCTTTTGTATTATGTGGCGGTGGGGGCGTTGAATGTGGGGCAGATTGTTTTGCATTTTGAGCCGCGATTGCAGACAAATGCCAAAGCAAATGAAAATCTCCATTTTGTCTATGAAACCCCGATCGCACTGAAAAAGGGGGTCGAGATGGGAATGTTCAAAATGGGTTCAACGATTGTGTTGTTTGCTCAAGGCATTGATTCTCAAGTGCAAACTCATCAGAAAATTAGATTTGGTGATAGAATCGCCATTTTTTAA
- the nadA gene encoding quinolinate synthase NadA produces the protein MQNKIRALIDRLDGLLVAHYYQKDEIVQIADLCGDSLELARKASESSKSLIVFCGVGFMGQSVKILAPQKRVIMPKIACCSMARMIDSEYYDESLALMEEYGISRNEIFPMTYINSSAEVKAKVGEMGGVVCTSANAGKIFEYAQKQGKKIFFLPDRCLGLNLADKYHIKSAVLGVSSKEEVLEASVICYNGFCSVHQLFTLKDIEFYREKFPDILIVTHPECTPEVVRNSDFVGSTSQIIAYVQSLSPNQRVAIGTEFNLVNRLRQPYNGVNYTYVLSATKPECPTMNETSLEDIYRVLQAYKIGEFCNEIKISQETAVFAKKALDKMMELSL, from the coding sequence ATGCAGAACAAAATCAGAGCTTTGATTGATAGACTTGATGGGTTGCTTGTGGCACATTATTATCAAAAAGACGAAATAGTTCAGATTGCAGATTTGTGTGGGGATAGCTTGGAGCTTGCGCGCAAGGCGAGTGAAAGCTCAAAAAGTTTGATTGTGTTTTGTGGGGTGGGGTTTATGGGGCAGAGTGTCAAGATTTTGGCTCCCCAAAAGCGTGTGATTATGCCAAAAATCGCCTGTTGCTCAATGGCAAGAATGATTGATAGTGAATATTATGATGAAAGTCTTGCATTGATGGAGGAGTATGGAATCAGCAGAAATGAGATTTTCCCTATGACTTATATCAATTCTAGTGCAGAAGTCAAAGCAAAAGTAGGGGAAATGGGGGGAGTGGTTTGCACGAGTGCGAATGCGGGGAAAATCTTTGAATACGCCCAAAAACAAGGCAAAAAAATCTTTTTTTTGCCTGATCGGTGTTTGGGGCTGAATCTTGCAGATAAATATCACATCAAATCGGCAGTTTTGGGGGTTTCTAGCAAGGAGGAGGTGCTTGAGGCTAGCGTGATTTGCTACAATGGATTTTGCTCTGTGCATCAGCTTTTTACCCTCAAAGATATTGAGTTTTATCGTGAAAAATTCCCTGATATTTTGATCGTCACACATCCTGAATGCACTCCTGAAGTGGTGCGAAATTCTGACTTTGTGGGCTCAACAAGTCAAATCATCGCTTATGTCCAATCTCTAAGCCCCAATCAAAGAGTGGCGATCGGAACGGAGTTTAATCTCGTCAATCGTTTGCGTCAGCCTTATAATGGGGTGAATTATACTTATGTGCTTTCTGCGACAAAGCCTGAATGCCCCACGATGAATGAAACTTCTCTTGAGGATATTTATAGGGTTTTGCAAGCTTACAAAATTGGTGAATTTTGCAATGAGATTAAGATTTCTCAAGAGACTGCGGTGTTTGCAAAAAAGGCTTTGGATAAGATGATGGAACTCTCGCTATGA
- the nadC gene encoding carboxylating nicotinate-nucleotide diphosphorylase, producing MSLGQKYFSQQIQAFLQEALDEDWGRGDLFELIAQDREVQAKIIAKSSGIFSGEKYLGVLCGMVGVGCKFERHDCEAFREGDTLVELSGSSVMILKIERVALNILQHSSGIATQTHTYAQKIKDYPAKLLDTRKTRPLLRALEKYSVRNGGGFNHRFGLDDALMLKDTHLKCIQNLAKCIKEARDKLPMTTKIEIECANLQECRSAFEAGADVVMCDNMEPVEIAEVVRLRNDCYPHILLEASGNITLDNIQEYAKTGVDYLSSGSLIHQATWLDLSLKIL from the coding sequence ATGAGCTTAGGGCAGAAATATTTCTCACAGCAGATTCAAGCATTTTTGCAAGAGGCTCTAGATGAGGATTGGGGGAGGGGGGATTTGTTTGAATTGATTGCTCAAGATAGGGAAGTTCAAGCAAAAATCATTGCCAAGAGTAGTGGGATTTTTTCGGGCGAAAAGTATCTTGGTGTTTTGTGTGGAATGGTGGGGGTTGGTTGCAAGTTTGAAAGACACGATTGTGAGGCTTTCAGAGAGGGGGACACTCTAGTGGAGTTGAGCGGTAGTAGTGTTATGATTTTGAAAATCGAGCGTGTCGCACTCAATATTTTGCAACATAGTAGTGGTATCGCAACTCAAACTCATACATACGCCCAAAAAATCAAAGATTATCCTGCAAAACTTTTGGACACACGCAAAACACGCCCATTACTTAGGGCATTGGAAAAGTATTCTGTGCGGAATGGTGGGGGATTCAATCATCGTTTTGGGCTAGATGATGCACTGATGCTCAAAGACACACATCTAAAATGTATTCAAAATCTTGCAAAATGTATCAAAGAAGCAAGGGACAAACTGCCGATGACAACCAAAATCGAAATAGAATGTGCGAATCTGCAAGAGTGCCGAAGTGCTTTTGAGGCAGGGGCAGATGTCGTGATGTGTGACAATATGGAGCCTGTGGAGATTGCAGAAGTTGTGAGGCTAAGGAATGATTGCTATCCCCATATTTTGCTTGAAGCAAGTGGAAATATTACTTTGGATAATATCCAAGAATATGCCAAAACAGGCGTGGATTATCTCTCAAGCGGGAGTTTGATACATCAGGCAACTTGGTTGGATTTGAGTTTGAAAATTTTGTAG
- a CDS encoding HAD-IIIC family phosphatase → MLFSYPLDCDLLRLKKKALKRQLLDSLTDSSIQKNIAILGGSSTKEVRDMLELFLLDSGIVPKFYESQYNKFYEDAIFENDELDAFKPDIIYIHTTFFNLRFDHTEFEKYQNIWQSLDKKYQCAIIQNNFELPPYRIYGNLDATLSNAKTHYINALNADFNKTICETSNLYLHDICYLSAMLGLEKWYDFSLYARTKYALSLDCIPHLAWSLSHIIKAIFGISKKALVLDLDNTLWGGVIGDDGLEGIQIGTETALAESYTYFQQYVKELKERGVILSVCSKNDMENAKNGFSHPDCILKLKDFASFQANWDLKSENIKTIAQEINIGLNALVFIDDNPMERNLVATNLPSVAVPESHPLRNDFLIEGQKTISIPPPLRLGENVFDFITHIDRNGYFESVFVSQEDIDRNAYYEQNKARDEAVTTFAHYEDFLQSLQMKAEIKPFHTLYMERIAQLTNKTNQFNLTTKRYTQAELESIAKNPNFITLYGRLCDRFGDNGLIALLVARIVQNCAHIDLWLMSCRVLKRGMEYAMLDSLIEYAKEKKVEILLGYYYKTQKNAMVAHLYEDFGFVLKEQNGDDSIWQLEISKYQPKKFFIGVNND, encoded by the coding sequence ATGCTTTTTTCTTATCCACTAGATTGCGATTTGCTTAGATTGAAAAAGAAGGCATTAAAAAGGCAACTTTTAGATTCTCTAACAGATTCTAGCATACAAAAAAATATTGCTATTTTGGGTGGTTCTAGCACGAAAGAAGTGCGTGATATGCTTGAGTTGTTCTTGCTTGATAGTGGAATCGTGCCTAAATTTTATGAGAGTCAATACAATAAATTTTATGAAGATGCGATTTTTGAAAATGATGAACTAGATGCCTTTAAGCCAGATATAATCTATATTCATACAACTTTTTTTAATTTGCGTTTTGATCATACCGAATTTGAAAAATATCAAAATATTTGGCAGAGTTTAGATAAAAAATATCAATGTGCTATAATCCAAAACAATTTTGAATTACCACCCTATAGAATTTATGGCAATCTTGATGCGACTTTATCAAATGCAAAAACTCATTATATCAATGCTTTAAATGCTGATTTTAATAAAACTATTTGTGAGACATCAAACCTTTATCTCCACGATATTTGCTATCTTTCTGCAATGTTAGGATTAGAAAAATGGTATGACTTCTCTTTGTATGCAAGGACAAAATATGCCCTAAGTCTTGATTGCATACCCCATTTGGCGTGGAGTCTTAGTCATATCATTAAAGCAATTTTTGGAATCAGCAAAAAAGCTTTAGTGCTTGATTTGGATAATACACTTTGGGGCGGTGTGATTGGTGATGATGGCTTAGAAGGCATACAAATTGGGACAGAAACGGCACTTGCAGAAAGCTATACCTATTTTCAACAATATGTTAAAGAGTTAAAAGAACGCGGTGTTATATTAAGCGTGTGTTCCAAAAATGATATGGAAAATGCTAAAAATGGTTTTAGTCATCCTGATTGCATTCTTAAGTTAAAGGATTTTGCAAGTTTTCAGGCAAATTGGGATTTGAAAAGTGAAAATATCAAAACAATTGCACAAGAAATCAATATAGGACTTAATGCACTAGTCTTTATTGATGATAATCCTATGGAGAGAAATTTGGTAGCAACAAATTTACCAAGTGTTGCTGTGCCAGAATCTCATCCACTTCGAAATGATTTTTTAATAGAGGGGCAAAAAACAATATCTATACCCCCCCCACTTAGATTAGGTGAAAATGTATTTGATTTTATTACACATATTGATAGAAATGGTTATTTTGAAAGTGTTTTTGTTTCACAAGAAGATATTGATAGAAATGCCTATTATGAGCAAAATAAAGCAAGAGATGAGGCAGTAACAACATTTGCACATTATGAAGATTTTTTGCAAAGTTTGCAAATGAAAGCAGAGATTAAGCCATTTCATACGCTTTATATGGAACGCATTGCACAACTCACTAACAAAACAAATCAGTTTAATCTCACCACCAAACGCTACACTCAAGCAGAATTAGAATCCATTGCCAAGAATCCTAATTTCATTACACTTTATGGGAGACTATGCGATCGTTTCGGTGATAATGGATTAATTGCATTGCTAGTAGCAAGAATTGTGCAAAATTGTGCCCATATTGATTTATGGCTTATGAGTTGTCGTGTGTTAAAGCGTGGAATGGAATATGCGATGCTTGATTCTTTGATTGAATATGCAAAAGAAAAGAAAGTTGAAATACTTTTGGGTTATTACTATAAAACGCAAAAGAATGCGATGGTGGCTCATCTTTATGAAGATTTTGGATTTGTTCTAAAAGAGCAAAATGGGGATGACAGCATTTGGCAGCTAGAAATCAGTAAATACCAGCCAAAAAAATTTTTTATAGGAGTGAATAATGACTAA
- a CDS encoding acyl carrier protein, whose protein sequence is MTKEILHARVQDIFRDIFDDDELIITESSNSEEIEDWDSLNHVNLVASIEKAFGIKFALGELQELKNVGEMLDLILKKIGEKEG, encoded by the coding sequence ATGACTAAAGAAATACTTCATGCACGAGTGCAAGATATTTTTAGAGATATTTTTGATGATGATGAACTCATTATCACAGAATCTAGCAATAGTGAGGAAATTGAGGATTGGGATTCTTTGAATCATGTTAATTTGGTCGCATCGATTGAAAAAGCATTTGGTATTAAGTTTGCACTAGGAGAGCTTCAGGAGCTTAAAAATGTTGGAGAAATGCTAGATCTTATTTTGAAAAAGATAGGGGAAAAAGAGGG